Part of the Desulfolutivibrio sulfoxidireducens genome is shown below.
CCGCACCGCCGGCGAACGCCATCGCTCGATCCTGCGCCGGAGCATCGAAGAGTACACGGGTATCCCGGTTCTGGGCATGCTGCCCAAGATGCCCGAAAACCCCATCCCCGAACGGCACATGGGCCTTTTGTCCAACCGCGAGTACGACCGCCAGGAACCCATCTTGGACACCCTGGCCGATTGCGTGGCCGATTGCGTGGACCTGGACCGGCTCCTTCATCTTGCCGGGACCGCGCCGGACATGGAGCAGCCGGATGCCCTGTCCATCACGGACTGGGCCGCGCCGTCCATCCCGCCTGACGACAGGCATGCCCCGGCCGGGCGGCCGCGCATCGGCGTGGTGCGCGACGCGGCCCTGTGGTTCTATTATCCGGAAAATCTGGAGGCGCTCACGCGGGCCGGGGCGGATATCTCCCTGGTGAGTCTCTTGTCGCCGGACCCCTGGCCCGAACTGGATGGACTGTACCTGGGCGGCGGATTTCCGGAAACCATGGCCCGGGCGTTGGCCGACAACCTGGACGTCCGGGACCGGGTGCGCGGTTTCTCCCGCGCCGGTATGCCCATCTACGCCGAGTGCGGGGGGTTTATGTACCTGTGCCGCGAGCTTCGGGTGGCCGGGGAGACCTTCCCCATGGCCGGGGTGTTTCCCCTGACCACCACCCTGTGCCCCAGACCCCAGGGCCTGGGCTACTCACGAGCCCTGGTGCGCCGGGAAAACCCCTTCCATCCCGTGGGGTTCGAGCTTGCCGGGCACGAGTTCCACTATTCGCGCTGCCTGGCCTGCCTGGCCTGCCTGGACGGCCCGCCCGCCCCGCCCCCGGGGCCGGAATCCTTCTGCCTGGAAATGAAGCGCGGCGCGGGCATGCTGCACGGCCTGGACGGGCTGCTCTCGGACGCCACGTTTGCCGCCTATACCCACATCCATGCCCTGGGCACGCCCCATTGGGCCGGAAATTTCGTGGCCGCGGCCCGGGCCTTTCGCGCCCGCCGCGAAAAGGCCCGCCCGTGACCGGGCCGGCCTCCGGGATCGGCCCGGCCGTCACGTGCGTGGTGGCCTCGGCCTCGGGCGACATCCCCTTTGATCCGGCCCTGCGAGAGACGCCTCTGGAAGGCTGCCCCCTGTGCACCACGTACGGGGAATACTTCGCGGGACTGCGCGACTTCGTCCTGGGGCCGGGCCTGCCCGTCCTGGCCCGGGAACTCTCGCGCCAAGCCGGGAAACCCGTGCCCGAGGCGGACATCCAGGCCATCGTCCTTCGCGCCCAGAAGCACGGCGCCCTTTACCACCCGGCCAGCGTCGAGGCCACATGCCCCGCCGGGACCGTCACCCTGGGCGTCAACGTGGCCACGGGACCTCACGGCTGGGCCGCCCTGGCCCGGGAACGCCAGGCCCTGGACCGCCTGTCCCGGGACGTGCCCCAGGCCGGCCTGCCACGGCCCCTGTGTTTTTTTGAGGGGGATCGCCTGGATTTTCTCATGGTGGACTGGTTTTCGGGGTTCCACGAGTTCCATGCCGCAAAAGACGGGCGCGTGGTGCTCTGGAACTACGAGGGCGGCGGACTGGTCCCCCTGGATGTCTCCACGGCCCGGGAGATGTACCGGCGGGCGGCGCGCATCCTGGCCCTGTGTTACGACCCCCATACCGGTTCGCGCATCTGGCCCTGGCGGCACGCGGCCGGGGATTTCGTGGCCAGCCTGGCGGGCGGTCGGGTCCAAACCAGGCTCATTACCGCCAGGGGGTACGCGCCGCCGTCGGACGTGGCCCAGGACGGACCCGAGGCCCGGACACGGGCCTTTATGCATTTTTTCCTGACCACCACCCTGGCCATGCGCCTGGACAGGGCGGACGGGGTGGGGGAGTCCGTGTTTCTGCCGCCCTGGTGTCTTGAGGCCGCCGTGTCCGGAATCCTGGAGACGCTGGCCGGTCGCCAGATGTTCCGGGAGATCCTTCCCGGCATCCCGGACGCCGTCCGGGGGCTCTCTCCGCAGGCCTGGCGCGCGGTCCTGGCCGCCGACCCGGAGTTTTTCGCCGATCCCGACGCCGCCTTTCTCCTCTCCCGCCTGGATGGGCATCTTGCCGATCTGGCCGCGATCCTTTGCGGCCATGCGCGACACTAATTCAAAATGTCACGGGAGGCCGGTTCCATGCGGCGAGGGCAAAGACGCAATCCGTATGCATTGCCGGCCATGGAATTGACTTTCGCGACAGGCACGGCCACATTGTGAAACAATGACACCTGCCGGCAAACCCGCGTCCAGCACAATGGGCCTCACCATCCGCCATTTCGCGGCATTGTTTTTCCCCGTGGCCCTTTTCGTGGTCGTGGGAGCCGCTTTCTATCTCCATGCGGACCGCACGGCCCGGGTGGAGGCCATCAAAATCCGGGAGGCGGCCCGGCTCGGCCGGGAGGCCGAGATCTTCATGGCCATCATGGAGTCCAGGGCCGCCGACGCGGCGTTTTTGGCCGCGCACATCACGGACATGCTCCAGGATTCCGGCGAAGACGGGCATGAGCATATTGCCGGGCTGTTGTGGTCCTTCGCCGCCCACAAGCGGTGGAACACCCAGGTTCGTTTTCTGGATGCCCGGGGTAGGGAGTCCGTCCGGCTGAATATCGGTCCCGAAGGTCCGGCGCGTGTTCCCGATACGGAACTGCAAGACAAGTCCCGGACGGCGTATTTTCAAAAAGCCTCAGGCGTGCCCTTCGGCCAGGTCCACGTCTCGCGGTTCGACCTCAACGTGGAACACGGGAAGATCGAGGAACCCTGGCGTCCCGTGCTGCGGATGTCCAGCCCGGTCATGGGACCGGACAACACGTTCGCCGGGCTGGTGGTCCTGAACCTGGACGGCCATATTCCCCTGAACCGGTTGCGCCAGGCCGCCACGGCGGCCCTGGGCCGACCGCTTCTGGTCAACGAACAGGGATATTGGCTGCTTGGCCCGTCCCCGGACCTGGAGTGGGGATTCCAGGTCAAGGATGGCCGGGAGGGGGCCATGGATGCGGTCTGGCCGGGGGTTTGGGATACAATTCGTGAAGGCGGCCGGGGACAGTTCTTTCACGACGGCGCATTGTACACGTTTGAAACGATCAAGGGCGACAGCCCGGGCTGGCTGGGCTCGTCCCCGGTCCGCCTGGCCGAGGAAAGCTGGCGGCTCGTGGCCCGGGTGGACCCCGCGGATATGCTTCCCCCCTTGGACACGGTATTTGTTGTTTTGACCGGGGTCCTGCTTGTGCTGCTCGGGTCCGTATCGTGGATGTGGGCCTCGGGCCGCGCCCGGCGGGCTGTGATCCAGGCGGCCCTGGCGGCCAGTGAGGAGAAGTTTCGGGCCATGAGCGAGGCCTCCAGGGACGCCCTGGTGATGATCGACGATCAGGCCCGGGTGGCGTTCTGGAATCGTTCGGCCGAGAACATGTTTGGGCTGTCCCGGGAAAAGATGCTGGGGCGTCTGTTGCACGACGTCGTGGCCCAGCCGGAGGACCTGGACAAGGTCCGGGCGGGATTCCCGGGATTCGCCGACAAAGGCCGGGGCAAGGTGGTGGATACGATCACCGAGGTGACAGCCAGGCGGGGGGACGGGGGCCTTTTCCCCGTGGAGTTGTCTGTGGCCGCGTTTCGGCATGAAGGCCGCTGGTGGGCCGTGGGTGCGGCCAGGGACGTCAGCGAACGCAAGCGGACCGAGGAGTTGCTCGTGCGGCTGGCCACCACCGACGGCCTCACGGGCCTGTTCAACCGACGGCGGTTCCTGGAGGCGAGCGAGGCCGAACTCGAGCGCTCCAACCGATACGGACATCCCGCGAGCCTTTTGATGTTTGACGTGGACCACTTCAAGTCGATCAACGACACCCGGGGGCACGACGCCGGGGACAGGGTGCTCACGGCCCTGGGCCGGATAGCCCGGGAGACCTTGCGCACCGTGGACATCCTGGGCCGGATCGGCGGTGAGGAATTCGCCGCGCTTTTGCCCGAGACCGGGCTCGAGGAGGCAGCGCGCATCGCCGAACGCCTGCGTCGGGCCGTGTCCGCCATGGAGCTCGATACGGGGGCGGCCCCCCTGTCCGTGACCATAAGTCTGGGCGTGGCCCAGTGGACCGGCCCCGGCGAGGACCTGGAAGCCCTGCTCAAGCGGGCCGACGAGGCCATGTACCGGGCCAAGGAGGCCGGCCGGGACAGGGCTGAGCTGGGCTGAGAAGACCTTTCCCCGGGACGGGGCGCGCCGGGCCGCGTTCGCGGCGATCCGGGCGAGTGTGGCGTTCGGCTATTTCCTGCATGTTTCCTGGTAATGCACCATCCGGCGTTTCTTGTTTCCATTTCCCAAAAAAACAGAAAGGTTTTGTCGTGAACGCGGCACTAGTCCACCATGTACGACCGGGCAATGCGGAAGATGTCCTCGTAGGCGTACTTGTTGCGGATCCCTAGGGCCATTTCCGTGGCCATGCGCATCTTGTGGCGGGCCGAGGCCAAAAGGTGGCGCTTTTGGGCGCAAAGCCTTTTTTCCATGAAATGGGGATCGAAGCCGTCGGAAAGAAGCGACCAGTTCTCCGTGAAAAAAAGGGATCGGGCGTTTTTAAGCAGGGGCAGGACGGCGGCCTTGCCCTCGCGGCGGGCCGTGAGCACGTAGTGCAAAAGCCGCAGGATCAGGTGCTCCGGGCGGGCGGCGTGGTCGATGTCGGCGATGACGGCCTGGTCCACCTCCCCCCGCTTGATGCGCTCGGGCAATTGATAGGCCGCCTCCATGACCTCGGCCTCCTTCACCGGCGGGAACGGGAACAGGGAGAGCATGGCCACCAGGGTCTTGCGCGGATTTTCGTTTCGGGCCACGGACAAAAGGGCCACGGACATAAGCTCGAGCTTGCGGCCCGTCTCGCGCAACAGGGCCCGCTCCTTGGCCAGGGCCAGCCGGCGCACGGGTTCCTCGGGCAGAGCCGAGGACACGATGTCCAGAAGATGGCGGATATAGGGCTCCTCGGTGGCGGCCTGCTCTTCCTGGATGATCTTTCCCCCCTTGCGGGTGTCCTGGATCTTTTTAAGGGACAGCCAATAGGCGGCCAGACCCGACAGGGGCATCTCCAGGATGTCCAACTCGCGTGGTTTCGGGGGGTCGAGGGTTTTTTTGGTCATGATCGTCCCGGGTGGCCTTTTTATGCCGAAGCGGCTATGTGTTGGCCGTGGCGTGAATCGGTCCATGGGCACTATGCGCCGGAAAAGGTCTGGCATCAAGACCGGACGCCCGGCGTCCGGGAGATGGAGAGGGATGTATGAGCAAAAAGAATCTGAAAATGCTCATGGTCATCGTGGTGCTGGTCCCCGTCGCCTTGACCGCCTATCTGGCCAAGACCCTCTATGAACGCCATGGCGTCCCCGAGGCCGTGGAGTCCCTGGCCAAGCAGCTTTTCAAATCCAAGGAGGAGGAACGCCAGGCCTCCGAGCAGGTGCGGGAACTGGAGAAAAAGGCCGAGGAGCTCAAGACGGCCTATGACGCCCTCCTGGCCGAGCTACAGGGCGAGGTGGACTCCCGGGACGTGCGCATCCGCCGTTTTGGGGGGAAGATAGAGATCAATTTCGTGGACAAGGTGCTGTTCGTTTCCGGCAGCGCCGAGATCACCGTCCAGGGGCAGACCATCCTGGGCAAGGTCGGGCAGGTGCTGGCCAAGGTCAAGGACCGGCGCTTTTTCGTCATCGGCCACACCGACACCGTGCCCATCCGGTCCTTCGTCTTCCCCTCCAACTGGGAGCTGTCCACAGCCCGGGCCTCGTCGGTCATCCGGTATTTGAGCGAACGCCATGGGGTAAACCCGGCCCTGTTCACGGCCCTGGGCCGGGCGTTCTACCAGCCCGTGGCCACAAACGACACCCCCGAGGGACGCCAGGAAAACCGCCGGGTGGAAATCATCATCGCGGACCTGCCCCTTTTCGAGGGCGAGGGCGGCGGCGAGATGCGTTCCCCGGCCTCGTCCCCAGATGGGAAACCCGCGTCCGGCCTCATCGAGTCCACGGCACCCCGGGAACGGGATTTGACCCTGCCCGAGGCCGCATTGCCCCGGTCCGGGACCGGAGACGGCGGCGGCGGTCCGGTGAAGGCCATTCCGTCCGCCCCGGCCGCGAATCCCCCCGGGGAAACGTCCCTCCAGGGACAGACCCCCACGGGTGGAGAACCGGCTGCGCTGCCGGGCGCCCCGACCGAGGCGTCCACGCCGGCCCCACTTCCTCCCGGGGAAACCCCGCCCCTGGACACGAGCCCGCCGCCGGCGCTTCCTGAACCCGTCGCCCCGGGGGAGACCGCGCCGGAGGTGTCCGTTCCGGCGGGCTCCGTCCCGGACGCGCCGTCCCGATAAACCTTTCCGCCGGCCGCGAGCCCTCCGTCCCGGGACTCGCGGCGACCTGACGGCCCCGCCTTTCGGCGGGGTCTATTTTTTCGCGGAGTTCGTCGTCTCGGACGTGGGCGGCACGGGCGCGATGTTCCAGATGTCCCGGGCGTATTCGGCGATGGTCCGGTCGCTTGAGAAATACCCCATGCGCGCCGTATTGAGGATGGCCTTGGCGGTCCAGGCCCGCCGGTCCGCATAGTCCCGGGAGATGTCCTCCTGGGTGCGCAGGTAGGGCATGAAGTCGGCCAGATGCAGGTAGCGCTCGTTGGGGGAGAGGAGCTTGTCGTGCAGCCAGTGGAAGCCGCCCGGGTCCTCGGGGGTGAAACGCCCGGCGGAGATGGTGTCGAGCACCCGGCGAATCTCCGGATGCGCGGCGTGGAGGTCCCAGGGGTTGTAGGCGTGGCGGGCCAGGATGTCCTCCACCTCCGGGGTGGTCAGCCCGAACAGGTAGAAGTTTTCCGGGCCCACGGCCTCACGGATTTCGATATTGGCCCCGTCCAGGGTGCCCACGGTGAGGGCGCCGTTTAAGGCGAACTTCATGTTGCCGGTCCCCGAGGCCTCGGTCCCGGCCGTGGAGATCTGCTCGCTTATGTCCGTGGCCGGGATGAGCTTCTCGGCCAGGGAGACCCGGTAGTCGGCGGCAAAGACCACCTTGATCAGGTCCGCGACCCTCTTGTCGCGGTTGATGGCCTTGCCCACGGCCAGAATCAGCCGGATGATCTCCTTGGCCTCGAAATAGCCCGGCGCGGCCTTGCCGGCGAACACGTACACCTTGGGCACGGGCGGCACGAAGCCGTCCTCCACGATGCGCAGGTACTGGTGGATGATGTTTAAGACGTTTAAAAGCTGGCGTTTGTATTCGTGGATGCGCTTGGCCTGGATGTCGAAGGCGGCGTCGGGGTTGACCGTGATGCCCGTGCTGGAGACGATGTACTGGGCCAGGTATTCCTTGTTGGTCCGCTTGACCCTGTCCACGGCGTCGGCGAAGGCCGGGTCGTGGGCCAGGGGTTCCAGGCCGCGAAGCTGGTCCAGGTCGGTGATCCAGCCCTCGCCCAGGGCCTCGATGAGAAGCGCCGCGAGGCCCGGGTTTGATTTATAAAGCCACCGCCTCGGGGTGATCCCATTGGTCTTGTTATTGAATTTCTTGGGCCACAAGGCGAAATAGTCTGGGAAAAGCCGCGTTTTCACCAGATCCGAGTGCAGGGCCGAGACGCCGTTAACCGAATGGGACCCGACCACGGCCAGATTGGCCATGCGCACCTGTTTGACCGGCGTTTCCTCGATAAGCGACATGCGCCGCAGCCTGTCCACGTCGCCGGGATACGACAAGGTCACCTGTTGCAGGAAGCGGCGGTTGATCTCGTAGATGATCTGGAGGTGGCGGGGCAGGACCTTTTGCATGAGGTCCACCGGCCACATCTCCAGGGACTCGGGCATAAGCGTATGATTGGTGAAGGCCAGGGTCCGGGTGGTCAGTTCCCAGGCCTTTTCCCAGGGCAGGCGGCGTTCGTCCACGAAAAGACGCATCAGCTCGGCCACGGACAGGGCCGGATGGGTGTCGTTGAGCTGGATGGCCACGAAGTCCGGGAAGTCCTCGATGTTCTTGTTCTGCTTGAGAAAGCGCCGGGTGATGTCGCGAAGCGAGCAGTACACCAGGAAATACTCCTGGACCAGGCGCAGCTCCCGGCCAAACGAGATGGACTCGCTGGGATAAAGGACCTTGGAGATGAGTTCGGAGTAGAGCTTCTGGTGGATGGACCGGACGTAGTCCCCCTGGTCGAAGATCTGCATGTCGAAGCTCTCCGAGGCCTTGGCCGCGAAAAGGCGCAAAAGGACCACGGTATGACCCCCGAAGCCCACGATGGGTACGTCGTAGGGCACGCCCACCAGGTCTTCCCAGTCGACCCAGGAGGGCATGAACGAGCCGTCGGGAAAGACGTGCTCCTCCACCCGGCCGTACAGGGGCACCAACACGGCCTGGTCCCGGCGCTCCAGTTGCAGGGGCATGCCGTCCGCCATCCAGTAATCGGGGCGTTCCACCTGCCGGCCCTTCTCGATGACCTGCTTGAACAGCCCGTATTCGTAGTGGATGCCGTACCCGTAGCCCGGCATGTGCATGGTGGCTAGGGAATCCAGGAAGCAGGCGGCCAGACGTCCGAGCCCGCCGTTGCCCAGGGCCGGGTCGCGCTCCAGTTCCCGGAGATCCTCCAGACGCAGGCCCATGCCTATCAGGAGCTTCTTGCAGGCCTCGTCCAGGCGCATGTTGCAGGCGTTGTTGCCGATGCACCGGCCAAGCAGGTACTCGATGGACAGGTAATACATGCGTTTGGCCCTGGCGTCGCGGAAGCGGGCCCGGGTCTCGAACATGCGGTCCATCAGCCTGTCCCGCAGGGACAACGACAAGGCGGCGGCCACGCTCCTCGGGGTGCGTTCCTCGTAGGTCTTGCCCAGGGAATGGGACAGATGGGACAGGGTGGACGCGGTCAACGCCTTTTCCTGGGGGTCCTTGGCGGCATGTCGGGCGCGGGATGGCATAGAGGGTCTCCGGTGTGCAAGGGGGGGTGGCAGGGGAACACTACGCGGGATAGGTAACAATATGGCGACGGGATTGTCCAATTCCGGGTGGGGAAAATTTTGAAAAAGATGGCGGGATGGCCCTAAAGAAGGCCCCCCGGACAGCCGATACGACAATCGATAACGCGTCATTCCCCACGCTGGAGGGGCCTATGGAGATTGGAAGCACCACGGGAGCGGCCGTCATGGCCAGTGCGCTCGGGCAGGAAACGTTCGGCGCGCAGGTCGTGACCAAGACCCTGGACTACATGAACAAGGACAACAAGTCAGGCGGCATCGGCGCGGATTACGATTTCCAGACCAAGGTGTTGGCGGCTGGGATCGGGAACACCCTCGACCTCAACGTCTAGCGCGCGCGGGGAATGACGCCCCCTTTTTTCTGGCGCGTGCCAAGGCAGGCCCGAAATCCGGGAAGGGTCGGATTTCGGGCCTCCCTTTTCCGGGATATTGCCCGGGCCGCGGGGAGGCTTGCCTTCCCCCGGGATTTGGGAGATGGCCAGGGTCGGGAGACGCCTGGCATGACGACGCGCCATATCGCGCACGTGGACATGGATGCCTATTTCGCCTCGGTGGAGCAGCTCGACGATCCGTCCCTGCGCGGCCGTCCGGTGATCATCGGGGTGAGCGACCGGGGCGTGGTCTCGGCCGCGTCCTACGAGGCCAGGGCCTTCGGGGTGCGTTCGGCCATGCCCGTGGTCCAGGCCAGGCGGCTTTGCCCCGAGGGCGTCTTCCTGCCCGGCCGTTACGCCCGCTACAAGGAGCTCTCACGGGCCATCATGGCCTGTTTGGCCGAGTTTTCGCCGCTCGTGGAACCGGCCTCCATCGACGAGGCCTATGTGGACATGACCGGGGCGCGGACCCTTTTCGGCGATCCCCACCGTTTCGGGACGCGCATGCGGGAGGCCGTTTTCGAGGCCACGGGGCTGTCGTGTTCCGTGGGCGTGGCCCCGGTCAGGTTTCTGGCCAAGATCGCCTCGGACTATCACAAGCCGGGCGGGCTGACCGTGGTGACCCGGGAGGACATGGCCGCCTTTCTGGCCGTGCTGCCCGTGGGCAAGATTCCCGGCGTGGGCCGGCGTACCCTGGAGGCCCTGGCCCTTCTGGGGATACGCACGGCCGGGGACATGCTGGCCCATTCCCCGGAATTTCTCGCGCGCCGGCTCGGCGCAAGCGGCCTGGACCTCTACGACAAGGCCCGGGGCATCGATCCCTCGCCGGTGGTCACGGGCCGCGAGGCCAAGTCCGTAAGCGCCGAAAACACCTTGGACAAGGATTCGGCCTCCCGGGAGGTCCTGGCCGTCTGGCTCCTGCGCCAGGCCGAACGGGTGGGGCGGGAACTGCGTCGCAAGGGGCTTGGCGGCCGCACGGTGACGCTTAAGCTCAAGTATTCGGATTTCCGCCAGATCACCCGTTCAAAAACCCTGTCCGAACCCACGGACTGCGACGAGACCATCTTCGGCGTGGCCAGAGAACTGCTTTCGGCCGTGCCCCTGGACCGCCCGGCCAGGCTTGTGGGCGTGGGGGTCTCGGGATTTCATGCCGTCCCGCGCCGCTTGTCCCTGTGGCACGATCCGGCGGTCGCCGGCGAGGCCCGGCGGACACGCGGGCTCGACAGGGCCATCGACGCCATCAGGGACCGCTTCGGCCGGGAGGCCATCCTCCGGGGCCGGCTTTTCCCCGGCAAGCCCGGTCCACGCGGCGGCGGGGCCGACGGGTGAAGTTGACCGCGCGGGGCTTTTTGTTCATAGCAAAAGGGCGTGCGGCCGTGCCGGACCGCGCTTTTCCCGGGACGTTCCCGGGGAGGGAGGCGGTTTTGCGGCCCGGGCGAGGAGGATCGCCATGTCCGACCGGATCATCGATCTCAAAAAGCAGCTTCGCGACCTCAAGGCCGGAGAGAAGATGGCGGCCTTCGCCGGGTTCACGCTGACCCTGGGGCGGGGGATCGCGCCCAAGGACGGGGTGCTCAAGATCGCCGATTTCGTCCGCCCGGACGGCTCGGGTTACCTGACCCTGACCTTCCAGCTCGACCTGGGCCCCGATCTCGAGGAACACAAGGCCGTGGCCGAGGCCTTTCAACGCCTGGCGGCCTTTGCCTCCCGGGCCGACCGAGTCCTTGGGCGGGCCCGCTTCGGCCAGGGGTTCGATTCCATGCTGTGCATGGACCAGGGGCTTTCCGAGGGTGAGGTGTGGTATACGGCCGAGGCCGACATCTACTATGCCGCCCTGCGCGGCCGGGTGCGGGAGTTGGTGGAGGGGGCGGTCTTGCCCGGGCTGGCCGACATCATGGCCGTGGCCTTCGAGGCCCCGAACTGGTGGGACGACCAGAAAGGCTGACGCCGCACGACGGCTCGTGGACACTGACCCGGACCATGCCCGCGGCGGTTTCGCCCCGCATGGACCTGGCCGCAACCATCCGTGGTCTTCATGATTTCCAGTTCGCATCGCTCCCGCCTGATCACGGCCGCCCTGGCCGTCCCGGCCGTTGTCGCGGTCACGCTCGCCGGGGGCTGGGCGCTTTTCGCCGTGGTGTTCGCGGTGTCCGCGACAGGCCTTTGGGAACTGCTGCCGCTTGGCGCCGAACCCGCGTCCCGGCCCAGGACCGTGGCCCTGGCGGTTGTGGGCACGCTTTTGTCCGTGCCGATCCTGCTTGGATTTCAGGATGGCGATTCGGTTCTGGTGCTCGGCGTGCTGGTGGCCGCGGCGTGGATCGAAAAGCTCGTCTTTCTGGCCCGGGTCGGGACCATGGGGCAATCCGGCCGGGCTCCGGGATTTCCCGGCGTCCTGGCCCCGGGACTTCTGTATGTGCCGTGCGCCCTTGGTTTCTTTCTGCGCCTGACCCCGGTGGAGACCTTTTTCGTGCTCTCGGCCGTGGCTGTCTCGGATACCGGGGCCTATTATTGCGGAAGTCTTCTTGGCGGTCCCCGGATATGGCCGGCGGTCAGCCCCAAAAAGACCTGGGCCGGAAGTCTGGGGGGACTCGTCCTTTGCGTGGCCTGGTGCCTGGCCTACGGGTCGATCTGGGGCGAGGCCCGGGCCGTGACCTGGCTTGGCCTGGGCGTCGCGCTCAATGTCGCCTCCCAGTGCGGCGACTTCTACGAATCGGCCCTCAAGCGCGTGGCCGGGGTCAAGGATTCGGGACGGATCCTGCCGGGCCACGGCGGCGTGCTGGACCGCATCGACGGGCTGTTGCCCGCGATCCTGGTCTACGCCTGGGCCTCCGGGGCGCATGACCTGTTCATCTGACGCGACCCTTCGGGATGCCCCGGTCCGCCCGGCAGACGTGGAGAATGCCCATGCAACGACCTGATGCCGACACCCCGGTTCCCGGGGAAAACGGCGGCACCTTCTCCCAAAAGGACCGGCTGGCCGCCTGTTTGGCCCTCCACGAGGACCTCAAGGAGCGCAAGGCCCGGCGCGAGGTCCAGGAGGAGCGGGTGTTTCTGGAGTTCATCCGGGTCAACCGCGACCGCATCAACGAGTTTCCCCTGCTCGATATCGAGCAAAAAGGCCTCATCGACATCCTGTTGCGGCGCGGCGCGGATCATCCGGGGCAGGCGTTCATCAAGGGGCTTATCGGCGAGTTCATCGCCGAGCTCAACAAGTACGGCAAGGCCCTGGCCGTGGGGGCCGAGGCCGAGGCCGAGGCCCATCTCAAGGAACTCGTCGGGGCCGAGGCCTTGCTGGTCAAGTGCGTCCAGGGGGCGGTCTATGCCTGTTCCCTGGTCAAGGACAACGTCAGCGACTCCATCATTCTGCATTTCGGCGAGTCCGCCCTGGAAAAGATCGAGGAGATCACCGAGAGGCTCGAATTCGACGAGACTTGGTGGCGGGCCTGTCTGGACACCTTCGTGCGGGAGCGCATCGCGGCCGGACATGCCGGGATCGTGGCCCGGGAGCGCTACACCGTGTTTCGCGAGGGCGGGTTCGCCGGGGTGCGCCTGCCCTTCGACGAGGTGCTGGCCACACTGAGGGGCACGGACAAGGTCATTCAGAAAACCCGGGTGCAGAGCGCCTACGAGGACCGGGAGGAAAACGAGGAGGGGCGGCGCGTGGTGGCCTTTCTGGCCGCCTTTCTGGCCTCGGGCCAAAATCCCGTGACCGAGGCCGGAGCGTCGCCGTCCACCGTGCGACACCTGGCCCGCATCGCGGCCATGGACCCGGCCGGGACGGAGTACGCCGGGGCCGCGACCCCGGAGACCGAGGACGACTCGGCCCGTTACGACTTTCTGGCCGCACAGG
Proteins encoded:
- a CDS encoding DNA polymerase IV → MTTRHIAHVDMDAYFASVEQLDDPSLRGRPVIIGVSDRGVVSAASYEARAFGVRSAMPVVQARRLCPEGVFLPGRYARYKELSRAIMACLAEFSPLVEPASIDEAYVDMTGARTLFGDPHRFGTRMREAVFEATGLSCSVGVAPVRFLAKIASDYHKPGGLTVVTREDMAAFLAVLPVGKIPGVGRRTLEALALLGIRTAGDMLAHSPEFLARRLGASGLDLYDKARGIDPSPVVTGREAKSVSAENTLDKDSASREVLAVWLLRQAERVGRELRRKGLGGRTVTLKLKYSDFRQITRSKTLSEPTDCDETIFGVARELLSAVPLDRPARLVGVGVSGFHAVPRRLSLWHDPAVAGEARRTRGLDRAIDAIRDRFGREAILRGRLFPGKPGPRGGGADG
- a CDS encoding phosphatidate cytidylyltransferase, whose translation is MISSSHRSRLITAALAVPAVVAVTLAGGWALFAVVFAVSATGLWELLPLGAEPASRPRTVALAVVGTLLSVPILLGFQDGDSVLVLGVLVAAAWIEKLVFLARVGTMGQSGRAPGFPGVLAPGLLYVPCALGFFLRLTPVETFFVLSAVAVSDTGAYYCGSLLGGPRIWPAVSPKKTWAGSLGGLVLCVAWCLAYGSIWGEARAVTWLGLGVALNVASQCGDFYESALKRVAGVKDSGRILPGHGGVLDRIDGLLPAILVYAWASGAHDLFI